The DNA segment GCGCAATCTGGGTTAAGACCTCCCGCATAGTCTGCGTCGGGGTCGCATGGATGACGACATCCATCGCATCCACGGACGCCTGATCAATTATCTTGGTTGCTCGTAACCTTGATGATAAGTTAATGGTACTGAGATACTTAGGATTTTTGTGTGCTTGGTTAATTGAGTCAACGACCTCTTGCGAGCGGCTCCATATGGTGACATGGTAGCCCTTCTCAGCTAAGTGTTGCGCGAGACAAGTGCCGAAGTTGCCGGACCCTAGCACCAGAACCTTGTCGCCGAGTCTTTCTGTCATTATGCTTTCCTCCGTTTTTGAGTTGTAATTTGAGACGTTTGTTTTGGCTAAGATAAGATAAGGTATAAAACTCCATGAACCCGTACCTGCCAGTCCTGATTGTACTGCTGCTCGGTGTCGGCTTGGGCGGTATCCTGAGTGGTCTTGCACACTTTGCAGGCCCGAGGAAACCCAATCGCATCAAGGAAGAACCTTACGAATGCGGTGTGCCGATCGTCGGCGAGAAGGACAAGATGAGCGTGAAGTTTTACCTCACGGCCATCTTGTTCATTCTATTCGATATCGAGACCGTTTTCCTGTATCTCTGGGCCATAACCTTCAGAGACCTGGGGTGGTTCGGCATCGCTGAGATCATTGTCTTCCTGATCGTGCTCTTTGGCGGTTACATCTACGTCGTTAAACGCGGAGCACTGGAATGGGATTGAACGAGCTGATTGCACTTCTGAGTAGTGACACGGCTATTCAAATAATAGCCTCGGTGGTCAAGATTCTGATTATCTTGGTCCTATGCTTGCAAGTCCCTCCGCTTATGGTGTGGGCCGAGCGCCGCGCTCCTGCGATGATGCAGCGGCGGAAGGGTCCAAACCGCGTCGGACTATTTAAATTCAGGTTATACGGGCTCCTACAGTCGGCAGCTGATGCGATAAAACTCATTTTTAAAGAAGAAGTCGTGCCGCGCGGTGCTAATAAAGTGGTCTATCACATTGCGCCGATCTTCGGGGTATTCACAGCTCTGGTAGTCGCTTGCGCGATACCTTATGGCAACGACCTCACCGTTTTTGGACAGAAGATAAGCTTGAGCCCGATCCGGCTCGACGTTGGGTTTCTATTTATTTTCGCCATTTCTAGCCTTGCAGTTTATGCAGTTACACTCGCAGGCTGGGCCAGCAACAACAAGTATTCGCTCCTAGGCTCTCTGCGCGCATCGGCGCAGATGATCAGCTATGAAATTCCACTAGGGATGTCTCTGATTCCATTGGTTGTGATCTTCGGCACCCTCGACCTTAACAAAATGGTGATTGCACAGTCGGCCTATCCATGGTCCTGGGGCATAGTGAAAGCACCGATCTCCTTTCTACTCTTTCTGGTTTGCATGTTCGCTGAAACCAACCGAGCACCTTTTGACCTGGCTGAAGGTGAAAGCGAGTTAGTAGCGGGTTTCCACACAGAATTTAACTCAGCAAAATTTGCGGCTTTCTTCTTGTCCGAATATGTGGCCATGTTTGTTCTGTCAGCTCTGGCAGCTACGGTGTTCTTTGGTGGTTGGCAAACGCCCTTCATCCCCTATGACACGCTACTCGGCCTAGTGGGAGGTATGGAGTGGTTAGCCGCACTTGCTGGTTTTATCTGCCTCATCATTAAAGCAGCATTTTTCCTTTGGGTTTATATTTGGGTTCGGTGGACTCTGCCCCGATTCCGGTATGACCAGCTCATGTCCCTTGGTTGGAAATTCATGTTGCCAGTTGGTCTGGTCAATCTCTTGGTGACAACGCTTGTGGTTGCTTTCATTGAACATGCTGGACGCAACTGAAGGTAGGAGACTCCTTTCAATATGACGCAAGAACTCGTATTTTTAGCTTTCGCTGCACTCATCGCGCTGTGCTCGATGATGGTAATCTTAAGTCGTAATGCCGTTGTCAGTGCAATTTACCTAGTTGGAGATCTCTTTTCCCTAGCTGGTCTTTACGCCTCTATGGACGCTCATTTCGTCGCAGCTATCCAGGTACTGGTTTACGCTGGCGCGATCGTCGTCCTCTTTATGTTTGTGATCATGCTTCTCAACTTGGGACCGGATCAACGGCAGCATTTGCAAGTGTCAGCCCCCGAAGTTGGAGTTTTAGCGCTGACGATTATTGGCTTTCTCGTCGTTGGAGGGATGTTGCTGCTCGGTCAGCCAACCGGTGTGACAGGACCTTTGACTGCGGAGGCAATCGAAAACGCTGGAGGCAACACCTACACCGTAGGTATGGTTCTTTTCACTAAGTACCTATGGCCGTTTGAACTCGCATCCATGCTTATTTTGCTCGCAATTATCGCGGCGATCGTGATCGCCAAGAAAGAGCAAAATAAGGACGGTGACACACGGAGACTGGCACATGGTTAGTATTGACCACTACTTGGTTTTAGCTACGTTTATGTTTCTTTGCGGCACTCTTGGCGTGCTTTTTAGACGCAACCTACTCATGGTCCTGATGTCAATTGAACTTATGCTGAACGCAGTTAATTTGGTTTTCGTAAGCGGCTCACGGATGCTTGGGAACCTAGACGGACAGGTCATGGTTTTCTTCATCATTACAGTCGCCGCATGTGAAGCAGGCGTTGGCCTAGCGATGGTGATTGCTTTATTCCGTCGATACGGCACTGTTGATACTAATTTCCTCAGAATTTTACGCGGTTAACCCCACACCACCGGTCTATGGCACGGGAGGTCTGACTCTGATGTTGTTTTGGTTAATTCTCTTCTTCCCTTTACTTGGGGCCTTCCTCAATGGTCTGGTGCTGAGAAAAGTCTCACCAACCGTTTCACACATTCTTGGCGCTGCAGCGCTGATCGCGGCTTTCGTCTGTGCCCTAATAACCTACCTGCAATTCATGGGGGCGGGAGGCGAGGCGCAAGTTATTAACGGTATGGACTGGATTGAAGCTGGGACTTTCAAAGCCCCTTTCAATTTCATCCTAGATCGCCTTTCCGGCATGATGCTGCTGATAATCACTGGAATAGGTAGCCTGATCCACATTTACGCAGGTGGATATATGCATGAAGAAGCCGCGACGTATCGCTTCTTCAGCTATCTGAACCTTTTTGTATTCATGATGTTGCTGTTAGTCCTAGGGGACAACCTTCTCGTAATGTTTATCGGCTGGGAAGGAGTGGGATTATGCTCTTATCTGCTGATCGGATACTGGTACGAGGACGATAAAAATGCCGCAGCGGGCATGAAGGCCTTTCTGGTTAACCGAATCGGCGATATTGGGTTTCTTTTGGGAATCTTTTTAACTTTCAAATACTTTCATACGATCTCTTTCAGCCAGCTCAAAGAAATGGTTCTAACGGCCAGTGCTAATCTAAGTGGTGAGCAGTTGGAGGCTATCGGCTGGATCACCCTGGCGCTCTTCGTAGGAGCCTGCGGCAAGTCAGCTCAGATGCCACTATATGTCTGGTTGCCAGATGCTATGGCAGGCCCAACTCCCGTGTCAGCATTGATTCACGCGGCAACCATGGTGACCGCAGGTATCTACATGATGACCAGACTAAATTTCATGTTCTACCTTGCGCCAGATACGCAAATGGTCGTGGCTAGCGTTGGTGCCATTACGGCACTCTTTGCGGCCACTATCGCACTTGTTCAATACGACATCAAAAAAGTTCTGGCATATTCGACTGTTAGTCAACTTGGTTACATGGTCCTTGGATGCGGGGTCGGTGCCTATAGCGCTGGTGTGTTCCATTTGTTTACGCACGCGTGTTTTAAAGCCCTACTATTCCTAGGGGCAGGTAGCGTCATTGTTGCGATGCATCACAAACAAGACATGCGTGAAATGGGTGGCCTACGGAAGTACATGCCGATCACGCATTTAGTGATGTTTGTTGGTGTCCTGGCTATCATTGGTTTCCCCGGATTGTCCGGGTTCTTCTCTAAAGATGAGATCCTTTGGCGAGCATGGACTGGCGGGGATCGATACCATATCCAATGGGTCCTAGGTGCTCTAGCAGCGGTTTGCACCTCGTTCTACATGGTCCGACTTCTGATGCTCACCTTCTATGGCAAGAATCGCAGCGATCATCACACCCAAGAGCACCTGCATGAGACTAGTGTAACTATGTGGGGTCCACTTGTTGTCTTGGCGGTCCTCAGTGCGGGAGTCGGTTATTTAAACGTGCCGCATATTCTTCCATTCCCAGCACCTCTGTTGTTCGAACACTACTTGGATCCCGTCATCAGCATACCGCCATCCGTTGCTGATTACTGGCATCACTTGCATGCGGAATACCCTCACTCTCTTGAGTGGGGGATTATGGGAGTCTCTGTAGTCGGGATGGCTTTGTCCTCGATTTTAGCCATCGGTATGTACAGTGACGGATTTAGTAAACTTGCCCACTCCCTGGGATCAACTCTCAAGGGTGCACATAGAGTCCTCACTCACAAATATTATGTCGATGAGTTTTACGACGCCTACTTCGTTTCTCCACTGCGCGACATAGCCCAATTTCTCTGGAAAATAGTCGATGTCGTTATCATTGACGGTATCGTCAATGGAGTTGGCCAAGCCTGCATGCTGATCGGCGGCCTAAGCAGCTTTCGCATGTCTGGAAGCCTACATCGTCATGGCATGGTAATGATCGTTGGCATTGTCTGTATGCTGTCCGTGTTGTTTTTCTGAGTACTTCTAGCAAATAGGCTATCAACAGATGGACTTTCTCAATTCTCACATTTTGTCGATCACGACGTTCGTTCCCTTGCTGACTGCGATTACTGTGCTCTTGAGTCCCAAGCTTGCGATCGCAAGATGGGTTTCAATGGGTGGCTCGATTTTAGCTTTCCTTGCCAGTCTGCATGTTTGGTTTTATTTCGACCCTCAAACAGCGGGACTTCAATTTACCGAAATGCATGATTGGATGCCCAGTTTTGGCATCCGCTACATTATGGGGGTAGATGGGCTTAATCTTCTTCTGATTATGCTGACCACCTTCCTGACACCATTGATCTTACTGAGTGTTTGGCACGTAGATGATAAAAAGCAAAAAGCGTTCTTATCGTTGTTTATGACTCTCGAGTGCGGCATGCTCGGGTCTCTGGTCGCCTTTGATTTGGTCTTCTTCTACGTCTTTTGGGAAGCGATGCTAATCCCGATGTACTTCATCATCGGTCTTTGGGGCGGAAAGAATCGCATTTACGCAACGACGAAATTCATCATTTATACCTTCGTAGGCTCGCTACTCATGCTAGCAGCTATGATTGTGCTTTATGTGCTGCACTTTCAGCAGACTGGCATTTATACCACCAACCTGCTTGACCTTTATGGCACTAGCGCTGAGTACAGCACGCAAATGTGGCTTTTTGCTGCCTTTGCGCTCGCCTTTGCCATCAAGGTGCCTATGTTTCCCTTCCACACTTGGTTGCCCGATGCGCATACCGAGGCCCCTACCAGCGGATCTGTGATCCTGGCCGGCGTTCTGTTAAAACTCGGTACTTACGGATTAGTACGATTTGCAATCCCTCTTTTCCCCCAGGCAACTGCCACCTTTGCTCCCGTCATGGTCGCACTTGGGGTGATCGGCATCATTTACGGGGCACTTACAGCGTGGATGCAGAAAGACGCGAAGAAGATGGTCGCATACTCTTCAGTCTCGCACCTTGGCTTTGTCGTGATTGGTTCGGTTGCTGTCGTCAGCGGCGGAGCTGCCTTATCTGCTGAGGCGCTGACCGGAGCCGTTTATCAGCAGATCAACCACGGGATCAGCACCGGAGCCCTGTTCTTCCTAGTTGGATGTATCTACGATCGCCGCCACACCAGGATGCTGGCCGATTTTGGCGGTATTGCCAAAGTGATGCCATGGTTTGCTGTCATGCTCATCGTTGCTACCCTCAGCTCGGTTGGTCTTCCTGGCACCGGTGGCTTTGTTGGTGAGTTTCTCATCCTGTTGGGTACTTTCTTATCGTCACCGCTCGCTGGCGCTACGGCGGCACTTGGAGTGCTGCTCGGCGCTGTATATATGCTGACACTTTGCCGAAAGATCCTCTTCGGACCGCTTGATAATGAAGAGAACAAAACCCTTGAGGACCTCAGTCCCCGAGAGTTTGCTTATCTTACTCCACTTGCTGTCTTGGCCGTGGTGATGGGCGTATTCCCTAACCTGTTCCTGGATAAAGTCCGCCCTTCTATTGAAAATTTGGCAAACAACTTTCGGAATTACAAAATTGTCGCTGAAGCACCGCTTGGATCTGAATATCTACTCGGAGCAGATCAAAAGGAGACGGGACGTTGAACTTCAATATTCCTTCACTAACCTCTGAATTTTACCTAACTACCTCCCCCGTTCTGATCTTGTGCATAGGCGCCCTGATCTCCATGTTACAGGGGGTATCGCGTCACTTAGGCAGCGAGAAGGCCGTATATACAGTTCTTGTCCTTAGCTTAGTAGCAGCCTTAGCCGCTACTTTGGCCACTACTCCTGGTGTTGAGACCTTTTATCTGGGCGGTAGCTATCTAGCTGGGGTGCTTTCTCGCTTCGGCCAGGGCCTAATCCTAACCGTAGCCTTGATTGTTGCGCTGCTTTTCAAGT comes from the Deltaproteobacteria bacterium genome and includes:
- a CDS encoding NADH-quinone oxidoreductase subunit M gives rise to the protein MDFLNSHILSITTFVPLLTAITVLLSPKLAIARWVSMGGSILAFLASLHVWFYFDPQTAGLQFTEMHDWMPSFGIRYIMGVDGLNLLLIMLTTFLTPLILLSVWHVDDKKQKAFLSLFMTLECGMLGSLVAFDLVFFYVFWEAMLIPMYFIIGLWGGKNRIYATTKFIIYTFVGSLLMLAAMIVLYVLHFQQTGIYTTNLLDLYGTSAEYSTQMWLFAAFALAFAIKVPMFPFHTWLPDAHTEAPTSGSVILAGVLLKLGTYGLVRFAIPLFPQATATFAPVMVALGVIGIIYGALTAWMQKDAKKMVAYSSVSHLGFVVIGSVAVVSGGAALSAEALTGAVYQQINHGISTGALFFLVGCIYDRRHTRMLADFGGIAKVMPWFAVMLIVATLSSVGLPGTGGFVGEFLILLGTFLSSPLAGATAALGVLLGAVYMLTLCRKILFGPLDNEENKTLEDLSPREFAYLTPLAVLAVVMGVFPNLFLDKVRPSIENLANNFRNYKIVAEAPLGSEYLLGADQKETGR
- the nuoK gene encoding NADH-quinone oxidoreductase subunit NuoK codes for the protein MVSIDHYLVLATFMFLCGTLGVLFRRNLLMVLMSIELMLNAVNLVFVSGSRMLGNLDGQVMVFFIITVAACEAGVGLAMVIALFRRYGTVDTNFLRILRG
- a CDS encoding NADH-quinone oxidoreductase subunit A; translated protein: MNPYLPVLIVLLLGVGLGGILSGLAHFAGPRKPNRIKEEPYECGVPIVGEKDKMSVKFYLTAILFILFDIETVFLYLWAITFRDLGWFGIAEIIVFLIVLFGGYIYVVKRGALEWD
- the nuoH gene encoding NADH-quinone oxidoreductase subunit NuoH, whose product is MGLNELIALLSSDTAIQIIASVVKILIILVLCLQVPPLMVWAERRAPAMMQRRKGPNRVGLFKFRLYGLLQSAADAIKLIFKEEVVPRGANKVVYHIAPIFGVFTALVVACAIPYGNDLTVFGQKISLSPIRLDVGFLFIFAISSLAVYAVTLAGWASNNKYSLLGSLRASAQMISYEIPLGMSLIPLVVIFGTLDLNKMVIAQSAYPWSWGIVKAPISFLLFLVCMFAETNRAPFDLAEGESELVAGFHTEFNSAKFAAFFLSEYVAMFVLSALAATVFFGGWQTPFIPYDTLLGLVGGMEWLAALAGFICLIIKAAFFLWVYIWVRWTLPRFRYDQLMSLGWKFMLPVGLVNLLVTTLVVAFIEHAGRN
- a CDS encoding NADH-quinone oxidoreductase subunit J; this translates as MTQELVFLAFAALIALCSMMVILSRNAVVSAIYLVGDLFSLAGLYASMDAHFVAAIQVLVYAGAIVVLFMFVIMLLNLGPDQRQHLQVSAPEVGVLALTIIGFLVVGGMLLLGQPTGVTGPLTAEAIENAGGNTYTVGMVLFTKYLWPFELASMLILLAIIAAIVIAKKEQNKDGDTRRLAHG
- the nuoL gene encoding NADH-quinone oxidoreductase subunit L, with protein sequence MLFWLILFFPLLGAFLNGLVLRKVSPTVSHILGAAALIAAFVCALITYLQFMGAGGEAQVINGMDWIEAGTFKAPFNFILDRLSGMMLLIITGIGSLIHIYAGGYMHEEAATYRFFSYLNLFVFMMLLLVLGDNLLVMFIGWEGVGLCSYLLIGYWYEDDKNAAAGMKAFLVNRIGDIGFLLGIFLTFKYFHTISFSQLKEMVLTASANLSGEQLEAIGWITLALFVGACGKSAQMPLYVWLPDAMAGPTPVSALIHAATMVTAGIYMMTRLNFMFYLAPDTQMVVASVGAITALFAATIALVQYDIKKVLAYSTVSQLGYMVLGCGVGAYSAGVFHLFTHACFKALLFLGAGSVIVAMHHKQDMREMGGLRKYMPITHLVMFVGVLAIIGFPGLSGFFSKDEILWRAWTGGDRYHIQWVLGALAAVCTSFYMVRLLMLTFYGKNRSDHHTQEHLHETSVTMWGPLVVLAVLSAGVGYLNVPHILPFPAPLLFEHYLDPVISIPPSVADYWHHLHAEYPHSLEWGIMGVSVVGMALSSILAIGMYSDGFSKLAHSLGSTLKGAHRVLTHKYYVDEFYDAYFVSPLRDIAQFLWKIVDVVIIDGIVNGVGQACMLIGGLSSFRMSGSLHRHGMVMIVGIVCMLSVLFF